A genome region from Flavobacteriales bacterium TMED191 includes the following:
- a CDS encoding signal recognition particle protein gives MFENLSDKLESAFSLLKGQGRITEINVAQTLKEVRRALIDADVSYQTAKKFVNTVKEKALGQKVLTAINPGQLMIKIVHDELSKLMGSESSEINLDSNFTVVLIAGLQGSGKTTFSAKLANRMVKKNNLKPLLVACDVYRPAAIEQLQIVGDSISVPVFKDLNQKDPVKIAQAGIKHAKSQNRNFVIIDTAGRLSIDQIMMNEIKSIKDIIKPSEILFIVDSMTGQDAVNTAKNFNEVLNYDGVVLTKLDGDTRGGAALTIRQEVNKPIKFIGTGEKMDALDVFYPKRMADRILGMGDVVSLVERAQQQFDEKEAKKMEMKMLKNQFNFNDFLKQIKQIKQMGNLKDMLGMIPGVGKMVRNMDIDDDAFKGIESMIFSMTEEERNYPKIIDSSRRKRIALGSGSKVEDVNKLIKQFSQMGKMMKMMKSGGLENMMKNLNSHPNKFN, from the coding sequence ATGTTTGAAAATTTATCAGATAAATTAGAAAGTGCATTTAGTTTACTCAAGGGCCAGGGTAGAATTACTGAAATTAATGTTGCACAAACATTAAAAGAAGTTAGACGTGCTTTAATTGATGCAGATGTTTCTTACCAAACAGCTAAGAAATTTGTTAACACTGTAAAAGAAAAAGCTTTAGGTCAAAAGGTTTTAACCGCAATTAATCCAGGACAATTAATGATTAAAATTGTTCATGATGAATTAAGTAAACTAATGGGAAGCGAATCTTCAGAAATAAATTTAGATTCTAATTTTACTGTTGTATTAATTGCTGGTCTTCAGGGTTCAGGAAAGACCACATTTTCTGCAAAACTTGCGAATAGAATGGTTAAAAAAAATAATTTAAAACCATTGTTAGTTGCATGTGATGTTTATAGACCGGCTGCTATTGAACAACTGCAAATTGTTGGTGATTCCATTTCTGTGCCAGTTTTCAAGGATTTAAATCAAAAAGATCCTGTAAAAATTGCTCAAGCAGGAATTAAGCATGCAAAGAGTCAAAATAGAAATTTTGTTATTATTGATACAGCAGGGAGACTTTCGATTGATCAAATTATGATGAATGAGATTAAATCTATTAAAGACATTATTAAACCCTCTGAAATTTTATTTATTGTCGATTCAATGACGGGTCAAGATGCAGTTAATACAGCAAAAAACTTTAATGAAGTGCTAAACTATGATGGAGTAGTATTAACCAAATTAGATGGTGATACAAGAGGGGGTGCTGCATTAACTATACGACAAGAGGTTAATAAGCCAATTAAATTTATAGGTACAGGAGAAAAGATGGATGCTTTAGATGTATTCTATCCCAAAAGAATGGCTGATAGAATATTAGGTATGGGTGATGTTGTTTCTTTAGTTGAGAGAGCTCAACAACAATTTGATGAAAAAGAAGCCAAAAAGATGGAGATGAAGATGCTTAAAAATCAATTTAATTTTAATGATTTTTTAAAACAAATTAAGCAAATTAAGCAAATGGGTAATCTAAAGGATATGCTAGGTATGATTCCTGGTGTGGGTAAAATGGTAAGAAATATGGATATTGATGATGATGCTTTTAAAGGGATTGAATCTATGATTTTTTCAATGACAGAAGAAGAACGAAATTATCCTAAAATAATTGATTCTTCAAGAAGAAAACGTATTGCATTAGGAAGTGGATCTAAAGTTGAGGATGTTAATAAATTAATAAAACAATTTAGCCAAATGGGTAAGATGATGAAGATGATGAAGAGTGGTGGTTTAGAAAATATGATGAAAAATTTAAATTCTCATCCAAATAAATTTAATTAA